A single genomic interval of Scylla paramamosain isolate STU-SP2022 chromosome 12, ASM3559412v1, whole genome shotgun sequence harbors:
- the LOC135105784 gene encoding uncharacterized protein LOC135105784 produces MVLCWARRGVAVLCLAAVFSLNNVTVSAATAPTDSRRTIYLPLTDALSYEQIVKAGYVVVVVAAIISVWYLHFGGKGVHTMRLLDHSALQPHAAQAKLHRMEDSPSSLPSLSLLLDALDLYQ; encoded by the exons ATGGTTTTGTGCTGGGCGAGGCGCGGCGTGGCGGTGCTGTGCCTGGCTGCTGTGTTCTCCCTGAATAACGTAACAGTCTCCGCCGCGACAGCCCCCACGGACAGCAGGAGGACCATCTACCTCCCCTTGACCGATGCCCTCAGCTACGAACAGATTGtgaag GCTGGGtacgtggtcgtggtggtggcggcaatcATATCCGTGTGGTACCTTCACTTCGGTGGCAAGGGCGTGCACACCATGAGGCTCCTCGACCACTCCGCCCTGCAACCCCACGCTGCGCAAGCCAAGCTCCACCG GATGGAGGACTCCCCGAGCAGCCTGCCCTCCCTCAGCCTGCTCCTCGACGCCCTGGACCTGTACCAGTAG